The Vitis vinifera cultivar Pinot Noir 40024 chromosome 12, ASM3070453v1 genome has a segment encoding these proteins:
- the LOC100256620 gene encoding putative disease resistance RPP13-like protein 1, with product MAGALVGGAFLSASLQVLFDRLASREVVSFIRGQKLSDALLKKLERKLLVVHAVLNDAEVKQFTDPYVKKWLVLLKEAVYDAEDILDEIATEALRHKMEAAESQTSTSQSIEKRVEEIIDRLEDMARDRAALGLKEGVGEKLSQRWPSTSLVDESLVYGRDDEKQKMIEQVLSDNARRDEIGVISIVGMGGLGKTTLAQLLYNDPRVMGHFDLKAWVCVSEEFDPIRVTKTILEEITSSAFETNNLNQLQVKLKERINTKKFLLVLDDVWNEDSSNWAMLQTPLKGGAKGSKIVVTTRSTNVAAVMRAVYSHCLGELSSEDSWSLFRKLAFENGDSSAYPQLEAIGKKIVDKCQGLPLAVKAVGGLLHSEVEARKWDDILNCQIWDLSTDTVLPALRLSYNYLPSHLKQCFAYCSIFPKDYVLEKEKLILLWMAEGLLQESKGKRRMEEVGDLYFHQLLSKSFFQNSVRKKETHFIMHDLIHDLAQLVSGEFSVSLEDGRVCQISEKTRHLSYFPREYNTFDRYGTLSEFKCLRTFLPLRVYMFGYLSNRVLHNLLSEIRCLRVLCLHGYGIVNLPHSIGKLQHLRYLDLSNTLIEKLSTSICTLYNLQTLILSRCSKLYELPSRIENLINLRYLDIDDTPLREMPSHIGHLKCLQNLSYFIVGQKSGSGIGELKGLSDIKGTLRISKLQNVKCGRDAREANLKDKMYMEELVLDWDWRAGDIIQDGDIIDNLRPHTNLKRLSINCFGGSRFPTWVASPLFSNLQTLELWDCENCLSLPPLGQLPSLEQLRISGMNGIERVGSEFYHYGNASSSIAVKPSFPSLQTLRFGWMGNWEKWLCCGCRRGEFPRLQELYIINCPKLTGKLPKQLRSLKKLEIVGCPQLLVASLRVPAISELNMADCGKLQLKRPASGFTALQFSRVEISNISQWKQLPVGVHSLSITECDSVETLIEEEPLQSKTPLLKKLEITYCCLSRSLRRVGLPTNALQSLEISHCSKLEFLLPVLLRCHHPFLKNIHIRDNTCDSLSLSFSLSIFPRLRYFEIIKLEGLEFLYISVSEGDPTSLNYLSISRCPDVVYIELPALDSAGYFISNCLKLKLLKHTLSTLGRLSLFHCPELWFQRDGLPSNLHELEISCCDQLTSQVDWGLQRLASLTRFNIRGGCQEVHSLPWECLLPSTITTLRIERLPNLKSLDSKGLQQLTSLSNLYIGDCPEFQSFGEEGLQHLTSLITLSISNCSELQSFGEEGLQHLTSLKTLSISRCPKLKSLTEAGLQHLSSLENLQISNCPKLQYLTKERLPNSLSFLAVYKCSLLEDRCQFGKGQDWQYVAHIPNIIINNALYL from the exons ATGGCTGGGGCTTTAGTTGGAGGTGCTTTCCTCTCGGCTTCTCTTCAAGTTCTATTTGACAGGTTGGCTTCTCGCGAGGTTGTGAGCTTCATCCGGGGGCAGAAGCTCAGTGATGCGCTCCTGAAGAAGTTGGAAAGGAAGTTGCTGGTCGTCCATGCAGTGCTCAACGATGCTGAGGTCAAACAATTTACAGATCCATATGTGAAGAAGTGGCTGGTCTTGCTTAAAGAGGCTGTGTATGATGCGGAGGACATATTGGATGAGATCGCCACAGAGGCTTTGCGACACAAGATGGAAGCTGCGGAGTCCCAAACCAGCACAAGTCAG AGCATAGAAAAGAGGGTGGAGGAGATCATTGATAGACTTGAAGATATGGCACGAGACAGAGCCGCCCTTGGGTTGAAAGAAGGTGTTGGCGAGAAACTGTCACAAAGGTGGCCTTCTACTTCTTTGGTGGATGAATCTCTTGTCTATGGCAGGGATGATGAAAAACAGAAGATGATTGAACAGGTGTTGTCTGATAATGCAAGGAGGGATGAGATAGGTGTGATTTCCATAGTGGGCATGGGCGGCCTTGGCAAGACCACACTTGCTCAGCTTCTATATAATGACCCAAGGGTGATGGGACACTTCGATTTGAAGGCATGGGTTTGTGTTTCCGAAGAATTTGATCCTATTAGAGTTACAAAAACAATTCTGGAGGAGATTACTTCATCCGCTTTCGAGACAAATAACCTAAATCAGCTTCAAGTTAAACTGAAAGAGAGAATTAATACGAAGAAATTTCTACTTGTCTTGGATGATGTTTGGAACGAGGACTCCAGTAACTGGGCTATGCTACAAACTCCACTCAAAGGCGGGGCAAAGGGAAGCAAGATTGTTGTAACGACCCGCAGCACCAATGTTGCAGCAGTTATGCGCGCTGTTTATTCTCATTGTCTTGGTGAACTATCCTCTGAAGATTCCTGGTCTCTGTTTAGAAAACTCGCATTTGAAAATGGAGACTCGAGTGCATATCCACAACTAGAAGCAATTGGTAAGAAGATTGTGGACAAGTGCCAAGGTTTGCCACTAGCTGTAAAAGCAGTGGGGGGCCTTTTACATTCTGAGGTTGAAGCGAGGAAATGGGATGACATACTAAACTGCCAAATATGGGATTTGTCCACTGATACAGTTCTTCCTGCATTGAGATTGAGTTACAATTATCTGCCTTCACATCTAAAGCAATGTTTTGCCTATTGCTCAATTTTTCCCAAGGACTACGTATTGGAGAAAGAGAAGCTAATTTTGTTATGGATGGCTGAGGGTCTTTTACAAGAATCAAAAGGCAAGAGAAGAATGGAAGAGGTAGGTGACTTGTACTTTCACCAGCTTTTATCGaagtcattttttcaaaattcagttaGGAAAAAGGAGACACACTTTATAATGCATGACCTTATTCATGACTTGGCTCAACTGGTGTCTGGAGAATTTTCTGTCAGTTTGGAGGATGGTCGGGTATGCCAAATCTCAGAAAAGACTCgtcatttatcatattttccgAGAGAATATAATACCTTTGATAGATATGGAACACTTTCTGAATTTAAGTGTTTGCGAACATTTTTACCATTGAGGGTTTACATGTTTGGCTACTTAAGTAATAGAGTTCTACACAATCTATTATCGGAAATTAGGTGCTTGCGGGTGTTGTGTTTGCATGGCTATGGTATTGTTAATTTGCCCCATTCAATTGGCAAGTTACAACATTTGCGTTACTTGGATCTCTCTAatactttgattgaaaaattgtcTACATCAATATGTACTTTGTACAATTTACAAACATTGATATTGTCAAGGTGTTCGAAATTGTATGAATTGCCTTcaagaattgaaaatttgattaatttgcGTTATCTTGACATTGATGATACCCCATTAAGAGAGATGCCAAGTCATATTGGCCATTTAAAATGTTTGCAAAACTTGAGTTATTTCATTGTGGGGCAAAAGAGCGGGTCGGGGATTGGAGAATTGAAGGGACTTTCAGATATAAAGGGAACACTTAGAATTTCAAAGTTGCAGAATGTGAAATGTGGCAGGGATGCAAGAGAAGCCAATTTGAAGGACAAGATGTACATGGAGGAGTTAGTGTTGGATTGGGATTGGAGAGCAGGTGATATTATACAAGATGGAGACATAATTGATAATCTTCGGCCACATACAAACCTAAAGAGACTCTCTATTAATTGTTTTGGTGGTTCGAGATTTCCGACATGGGTAGCAAGTCCTTTATTCTCTAATCTCCAGACCCTAGAGCTTTGGGATTGTGAAAATTGTTTATCATTGCCACCACTTGGGCAGCTACCCTCTCTTGAACAGTTACGGATCTCAGGAATGAATGGAATAGAGAGGGTGGGCAGTGAGTTTTATCATTATGGGAATGCTTCTTCCTCCATTGCAGTTAAGCCTTCCTTCCCATCCTTACAAACTCTAAGATTTGGGTGGATGGGCAATTGGGAGAAATGGTTATGTTGTGGATGCAGACGTGGAGAATTCCCTCGTCTCCAGGAGCTTTATATAATCAACTGTCCAAAACTCACTGGGAAATTACCAAAACAGCTTCGATCCTTGAAGAAACTTGAAATTGTTGGATGTCCGCAGCTGCTTGTGGCTTCACTCAGAGTTCCTGCAATCAGTGAATTGAATATGGCCGATTGTGGTAAATTACAGTTGAAAAGGCCAGCTAGTGGCTTCACTGCTCTTCAATTCTCACGCGTTGAAATTTCAAACATCTCTCAGTGGAAGCAACTACCAGTGGGAGTGCATAGCCTCTCAATTACAGAATGTGATTCTGTGGAGACTCTAATAGAAGAGGAACCGCTCCAGAGCAAAACTCCTCTTctcaaaaaattggaaatcacATATTGTTGTTTGTCTAGATCCTTGCGCAGAGTTGGTTTACCCACTAATGCATTGCAATCACTAGAAATCTCTCACTGTTCCAAGCTAGAGTTTCTCCTACCTGTGTTGTTGAGATGCCACCACCCTTTCCTAAAAAATATACACATTAGAGATAACACCTGTGATTCTCTTTCATTATCCTTCTCCTTAAGCATCTTCCCAAGATTGCGTTATTTTGAAATCATTAAACTTGAAGGGCTTGAATTCCTCTATATCTCCGTTTCAGAGGGGGATCCCACATCTCTTAATTATTTGAGTATCTCACGGTGCCCTGATGTTGTATATATTGAATTACCCGCTCTCGACTCAGCAGGTTATTTTATCTCCAACTGCTTGAAGCTCAAGTTATTGAAGCACACCCTCTCAACTTTGGGGCGTTTGAGTTTATTTCATTGTCCAGAATTGTGGTTTCAGAGGGATGGCTTGCCCTCCAACCTACATGAACTTGAAATTTCATGCTGCGACCAACTCACATCTCAGGTTGACTGGGGTTTGCAAAGACTGGCCTCTCTTACAAGATTCAATATCAGGGGTGGATGCCAAGAGGTTCATTCTCTTCCCTGGGAGTGCCTACTGCCCTCCACAATTACCACTCTCAGAATTGAACGACTTCCAAACCTCAAGTCTCTGGACAGTAAGGGGCTTCAACAACTTACCTCTCTCTCAAACTTATACATTGGCGACTGCCCTGAGTTCCAATCCTTTGGAGAAGAGGGGCTTCAACATCTCACCTCCCTCATAACATTATCCATTAGCAATTGTTCTGAGCTCCAATCCTTTGGAGAAGAGGGCCTTCAACATCTCACCTCCCTCAAAACATTATCCATTAGCCGCTGCCCTAAGCTCAAATCTTTAACAGAAGCAGGTCTTCAACACCTTAGCTCACTTGAAAATTTGCAGATCTCCAACTGCCCGAAGCTCCAATACCTGACAAAAGAGAGACTGCCAAACTCCCTCTCTTTTCTGGCTGTTTACAAATGCTCTCTGCTGGAAGATCGCTGCCAATTTGGGAAAGGCCAAGATTGGCAGTATGTAGCTCACATTCCAAACATAATCATCAACAATGCGTTATACTTATGA